The following DNA comes from Thermococcus piezophilus.
ATCGTCTGCTTCTATTATTGAGTTTCAGTAGGACAGAATTGTGTGGAAACATCATTCCTCTGTGCAAGAAAATTAAGAATGGCCTCCATTTCAGTAGGACAGAATTGTGTGGAAACTCATCATCAAGCCAAAAAACCTTCCACTCCTCATCCTTCAAAGTTTCAGTAGGACAGAATTGTGTGAAAGCCCCATATCTTTCCATCTGGCGGCTGTATTGTTATTATCTCGTTTGGTTTCCGTAGAACGGCTCGTATGAAAAGAGCGGGAGCTAACGAACGAGCTAAAAGCCTGACCGAAACGTTTCTGTAGAGTCGGTGGATATTAAACGGAGGGGTAAAACGTGATTTCCACAGGACTATAAGAGGGGACATACAACCACAAGAGTTATAAGGATAAAGCATGCACGTTAAAGACGGTAACCTTCCGGGGAGGATAGCTTATGCGCATTAAGGTCAGTTTTTATTTCCCTGATGGTGGGTTTAGTTATCCCAACAAGCACGCCGTTCAGGGGTTCATCTACAACATGCTGAAGGGCACGGAGTATGGGGAAAATCACGACGCATCGAGGTTCAAGTTCTTCACTTTCTCGGACGTTTTCATAGACTCCCTGGGAAGGCCGACCTTCTTAGTCTCCTCCCCGGACGAGGGATTCATCAGGGCACTCCACTCCAGCCTGAAGGACAGGGTCAGAGTGTACATAGGGACCCAGGAACTCATTATAGACGAGCTGAAGAAGTTCAGACTCCCCCTGAAAAAACGCTTTCAAACGGGCTCTCCGGTGGTATTATACCGGGACTCACGGAAAAACGAGTACTTCAAGCTCCACTCCCATAGAGACCTAAACTTTTTCCTGAGACGGCTGAAGGAGAACGCGGAGAAGAAATACAATGCGTTCTACGGGGACGAGTTTACACTAGAAGGGCCGATATTCGACAGGATGATACCCAAGCTGAGGAAAAACGGCAAGCTCGACGTTTACGTCAAGGTCGTCAAGCAGGGGGTTCTGTTCCCAGTCATCGGCTCCAACTGGGAGCTTCTCGAAAAGGAGCGCATAAAGTCCGAAGAGCGGAGGTTCTACAGGTTCATAATGGAGACCGGGCTGGGCGAGAAGAACAGCCTTGGATTCGGCTTT
Coding sequences within:
- the cas6 gene encoding CRISPR-associated endoribonuclease Cas6, giving the protein MRIKVSFYFPDGGFSYPNKHAVQGFIYNMLKGTEYGENHDASRFKFFTFSDVFIDSLGRPTFLVSSPDEGFIRALHSSLKDRVRVYIGTQELIIDELKKFRLPLKKRFQTGSPVVLYRDSRKNEYFKLHSHRDLNFFLRRLKENAEKKYNAFYGDEFTLEGPIFDRMIPKLRKNGKLDVYVKVVKQGVLFPVIGSNWELLEKERIKSEERRFYRFIMETGLGEKNSLGFGFLNPIRG